In a single window of the Diospyros lotus cultivar Yz01 chromosome 10, ASM1463336v1, whole genome shotgun sequence genome:
- the LOC127811591 gene encoding syntaxin-52-like isoform X2, producing MASSADPWTREYNEAVKLADDINSMISERSSLPASGPEAQRHASSIRRKITILGTRLDSLQSLLAKLPSKQPLTEKEMNRRKDMLANLKSKVNQMASTLNMPNFANRDSLLGPENKVDAMSRTNGLDNYGVVGLQRQIMKEQDEGLEKLEETVISTKHIALAVNEELDLHTRLIDNLEQHVDVTDSRLQRVQKKLAILNKRTKGGCSCPCLLLSVVGIVLLFVAIYLLVKYL from the exons ATGGCATCTTCTGCAGATCCATGGACAAGAGAATACAATGAAGCAGTTAAGCTCGCTGATGATATCAACAGTATGATTTCTGAACGGAGTTCTTTACCTGCTTCGGGACCAGAAGCACAACGTCATGCATCTTCTATACGgagaaaaattacaatattgggAACTAGACTTGATAGTTTGCAGTCACTTCTTGCAAAGCTTCCTAGCAAACAACCTCT AACAGAGAAAGAGATGAATCGTCGCAAGGATATGCTTGCAAACTTGAAATCAAAAGTAAACCAGATGGCCTCCACATTGAACATGCCAAATTTTGCAAACAGAGATAGCTTGCTTGGGCCAGAAAATAAGGTTGATGCCATGAGCAGAACGAATGGCTTGGACAACTATGGCGTTGTTGGTCTTCAACGGCAAATAATGAAAG AACAAGATGAAGGCCttgagaaattggaagagacaGTGATAAGTACAAAACATATTGCTTTGGCGGTTAACGAGGAACTTGACCTTCATACTAGATTAATT GATAACCTGGAACAACATGTAGATGTTACTGATTCTCGATTACAG CGAGTTCAGAAAAAGCTGGCAATTTTGAACAAACGCACCAAAGGCGGTTGCTCCTGTCCGTGCCTCCTTTTATCAGTCGTCGGGATCGTGCTCCTGTTTGTTGCTATATATTTGCTGGTCAAGTACTTGTAA
- the LOC127811591 gene encoding syntaxin-52-like isoform X3, whose translation MRSMASSADPWTREYNEAVKLADDINSMISERSSLPASGPEAQRHASSIRRKITILGTRLDSLQSLLAKLPSKQPLTEKEMNRRKDMLANLKSKVNQMASTLNMPNFANRDSLLGPENKVDAMSRTNGLDNYGVVGLQRQIMKEQDEGLEKLEETVISTKHIALAVNEELDLHTRLIDNLEQHVDVTDSRLQQSGHALVLSNCQERDSKQLQ comes from the exons ATGAG GTCAATGGCATCTTCTGCAGATCCATGGACAAGAGAATACAATGAAGCAGTTAAGCTCGCTGATGATATCAACAGTATGATTTCTGAACGGAGTTCTTTACCTGCTTCGGGACCAGAAGCACAACGTCATGCATCTTCTATACGgagaaaaattacaatattgggAACTAGACTTGATAGTTTGCAGTCACTTCTTGCAAAGCTTCCTAGCAAACAACCTCT AACAGAGAAAGAGATGAATCGTCGCAAGGATATGCTTGCAAACTTGAAATCAAAAGTAAACCAGATGGCCTCCACATTGAACATGCCAAATTTTGCAAACAGAGATAGCTTGCTTGGGCCAGAAAATAAGGTTGATGCCATGAGCAGAACGAATGGCTTGGACAACTATGGCGTTGTTGGTCTTCAACGGCAAATAATGAAAG AACAAGATGAAGGCCttgagaaattggaagagacaGTGATAAGTACAAAACATATTGCTTTGGCGGTTAACGAGGAACTTGACCTTCATACTAGATTAATT GATAACCTGGAACAACATGTAGATGTTACTGATTCTCGATTACAG CAATCAGGCCATGCACTTGTGCTATCTAATTGCCAGGAACGTGATTCGAAACAATTACAGTGA
- the LOC127811591 gene encoding syntaxin-52-like isoform X1 produces the protein MRSMASSADPWTREYNEAVKLADDINSMISERSSLPASGPEAQRHASSIRRKITILGTRLDSLQSLLAKLPSKQPLTEKEMNRRKDMLANLKSKVNQMASTLNMPNFANRDSLLGPENKVDAMSRTNGLDNYGVVGLQRQIMKEQDEGLEKLEETVISTKHIALAVNEELDLHTRLIDNLEQHVDVTDSRLQRVQKKLAILNKRTKGGCSCPCLLLSVVGIVLLFVAIYLLVKYL, from the exons ATGAG GTCAATGGCATCTTCTGCAGATCCATGGACAAGAGAATACAATGAAGCAGTTAAGCTCGCTGATGATATCAACAGTATGATTTCTGAACGGAGTTCTTTACCTGCTTCGGGACCAGAAGCACAACGTCATGCATCTTCTATACGgagaaaaattacaatattgggAACTAGACTTGATAGTTTGCAGTCACTTCTTGCAAAGCTTCCTAGCAAACAACCTCT AACAGAGAAAGAGATGAATCGTCGCAAGGATATGCTTGCAAACTTGAAATCAAAAGTAAACCAGATGGCCTCCACATTGAACATGCCAAATTTTGCAAACAGAGATAGCTTGCTTGGGCCAGAAAATAAGGTTGATGCCATGAGCAGAACGAATGGCTTGGACAACTATGGCGTTGTTGGTCTTCAACGGCAAATAATGAAAG AACAAGATGAAGGCCttgagaaattggaagagacaGTGATAAGTACAAAACATATTGCTTTGGCGGTTAACGAGGAACTTGACCTTCATACTAGATTAATT GATAACCTGGAACAACATGTAGATGTTACTGATTCTCGATTACAG CGAGTTCAGAAAAAGCTGGCAATTTTGAACAAACGCACCAAAGGCGGTTGCTCCTGTCCGTGCCTCCTTTTATCAGTCGTCGGGATCGTGCTCCTGTTTGTTGCTATATATTTGCTGGTCAAGTACTTGTAA